One Telluria mixta DNA window includes the following coding sequences:
- a CDS encoding PoNi-like cognate immunity protein, which yields MIHIVAKSEFAKAKREPLLDYAKYSDEAEDISRRVPNAQKKLNDPDWLSGKDEAALVRLTEGRCDYAIDLLTLSYSAGAHITELQGFFPHVVEYFEEFALYIQAFNRTYEGMRLNSPVIHLQDVEFQIANRLLCFSVLLGHTKLIPRIMEILDYNNPVRDGLLERIASCYTQRPSPLPDECMRHLPYYKALPIFDAQLSDRPGLTKAYLLDWYEASRREPYYDAHTGAPSFMGYWAWEAAAITIALNVDDQSYRDLPFYPRDLVEHRRNATAASVTQASPTETAEIRAKAGETCPIGGRWQSIGVPVHDAVYTEGATMQDLKSPYGLTVWRFLGAA from the coding sequence ATGATTCATATCGTCGCGAAATCCGAATTTGCAAAAGCGAAGCGCGAGCCTTTACTCGACTACGCCAAATACAGCGATGAGGCCGAAGACATCTCCAGGCGCGTTCCCAATGCCCAAAAAAAACTGAACGATCCAGACTGGCTCTCGGGCAAGGACGAGGCTGCGTTGGTGCGCCTTACCGAGGGACGTTGCGACTACGCGATCGACCTGTTGACGCTCAGCTATTCGGCTGGCGCGCACATAACGGAGTTACAGGGATTTTTCCCGCACGTCGTCGAGTATTTCGAGGAGTTCGCTTTATATATCCAAGCATTCAATCGAACTTACGAAGGAATGCGACTCAACTCGCCTGTCATCCATCTGCAGGATGTCGAATTTCAGATAGCAAACCGGCTGCTCTGCTTTTCCGTTTTGCTCGGGCATACGAAATTGATCCCCCGGATCATGGAAATTCTCGACTATAACAATCCGGTGCGCGACGGTCTGCTCGAACGAATTGCATCGTGTTACACCCAGCGCCCCTCGCCTTTACCCGATGAATGCATGCGTCATTTACCGTACTACAAGGCGTTGCCGATCTTCGACGCGCAACTATCCGACCGCCCCGGACTGACCAAGGCGTATCTGCTGGACTGGTACGAAGCGAGCCGTCGCGAACCCTACTACGACGCTCACACCGGCGCCCCATCGTTCATGGGCTATTGGGCATGGGAAGCGGCGGCAATCACGATTGCTTTGAATGTCGACGACCAATCGTATCGGGACCTGCCTTTCTACCCACGCGACCTCGTTGAACATCGCAGGAACGCGACGGCAGCAAGTGTGACACAAGCCTCGCCTACGGAAACCGCTGAAATTCGCGCGAAGGCTGGCGAAACTTGCCCTATCGGAGGACGCTGGCAATCGATTGGAGTGCCCGTCCACGATGCGGTCTATACAGAGGGAGCGACCATGCAGGATCTGAAGTCGCCCTATGGATTGACCGTCTGGCGCTTTCTGGGTGCAGCGTAG
- a CDS encoding sensor domain-containing diguanylate cyclase: MSTVTLDAAVLLDIIDIQTEIACQGLDLGGVMQLVSQRAATLCRAEGAAVELAEGTEMVYRAAAGLARAQLGLRLRREGSLSGLCVDRNEILRCDDAELDPRVDREACRKVGLRSMLVVPLRHEDQSVGVLKIVSSSVNAFGAWHAQVLGLLSTLVGAAIYHAVQNASNDLYYRATHDALTSLANRAQFYDSLRQQLARAARCQGHVAVVNIDMDGLKAINDTLGHRAGDAALCEVASRIGGELRAEDMAARVGGDEFGVILVGVRDRRSVAGKCRALTTAIGAPFEFEGRALPLGASVGFALWPEDGDDMERLIELADQAMYRVKHGRRAGVGAGS, encoded by the coding sequence ATGAGTACCGTCACGCTGGACGCGGCCGTACTGCTGGACATCATCGACATCCAGACCGAGATCGCCTGCCAGGGCCTGGATCTGGGCGGCGTCATGCAGCTGGTCAGCCAGCGTGCCGCGACGTTGTGCCGGGCTGAGGGCGCTGCGGTGGAACTGGCGGAGGGGACCGAGATGGTGTACCGCGCGGCCGCCGGTCTCGCGAGGGCGCAATTGGGCTTGCGCCTGCGGCGCGAGGGCAGTTTGTCCGGCCTGTGCGTGGACAGGAATGAAATCCTGCGCTGCGACGACGCCGAGCTCGACCCGCGCGTGGACCGGGAAGCGTGCCGCAAGGTCGGGCTGCGCTCGATGCTCGTCGTGCCGCTACGCCATGAAGACCAGTCGGTGGGCGTACTGAAAATCGTGTCGTCGTCCGTGAATGCCTTTGGCGCCTGGCATGCCCAGGTGCTCGGCCTGCTGTCGACGCTCGTCGGCGCAGCGATCTACCACGCGGTGCAGAACGCATCGAACGACTTGTACTACCGCGCGACGCATGATGCCCTGACGAGCCTCGCCAACCGGGCCCAGTTCTACGACAGCCTGCGCCAGCAACTAGCGCGGGCGGCGCGGTGCCAGGGGCACGTCGCCGTCGTGAACATCGACATGGATGGGCTGAAAGCGATCAACGACACCCTCGGCCATCGCGCCGGCGACGCGGCCCTGTGCGAAGTGGCCAGCCGCATCGGCGGCGAGCTGCGCGCGGAAGACATGGCGGCGCGCGTCGGCGGTGATGAATTCGGCGTGATCCTTGTCGGGGTGCGCGATCGCCGCAGTGTCGCGGGCAAATGCCGGGCATTGACGACGGCGATCGGCGCGCCGTTCGAATTTGAAGGGCGCGCGCTGCCGCTGGGGGCGAGCGTCGGGTTCGCGCTGTGGCCGGAGGATGGGGATGACATGGAGCGGCTGATCGAACTGGCTGATCAGGCCATGTATCGGGTGAAGCATGGGCGGCGTGCGGGTGTGGGCGCGGGCTCGTGA
- a CDS encoding DUF2345 domain-containing protein yields MRVAEALAGPNWGSQFTPRVGTEVLVDFIDNDIDRPLVVAQLYTGADAPPFAAGVDSGVDHAGTISGIHTRTFDGAGWNQWQLDDTQGQLRMRLASSTAATQLNLGHLVRQAPGSAQRGHYRGSGFELRTDAWAVVRGAEGVMLTTRARSAQGAGVSSTQMDAAEAVGSLKAAQSLGTTLLDAATGQHALTSKAAVQAQKDFLAQIDPADKGKFTGPVNGQDATKPTPGARDLDASSPVEKFGAPVVLLDSAAGINWATPASTVLFAGQHLHWTTQSDMHMTAAYTSSSVSAEATSLYSHEGGIQAFAGNGPVSVQAHTDQLEILADKEVTIISVNDGIEVKASKKIVLQAGQASITLEGKDITFACPGTFSVKGGQHVLDGGAGQAANLSPLPDGLQQVPTNWIALSYLDPDTGEGIADVDYEIHFDQGPVLTGTLDSEGKARREGVPNKTVKEVVYKPRTPDEDNAHPSLEKILA; encoded by the coding sequence GTGCGCGTGGCCGAAGCGCTGGCCGGGCCCAACTGGGGCTCGCAGTTCACGCCGCGCGTCGGCACCGAGGTGCTGGTCGACTTCATCGACAACGACATCGACCGCCCCCTCGTAGTCGCGCAGCTGTACACCGGCGCCGATGCGCCGCCGTTCGCGGCGGGCGTCGATTCCGGCGTCGATCACGCGGGCACGATCTCCGGCATCCACACCCGGACGTTCGACGGCGCCGGCTGGAACCAGTGGCAGCTGGACGACACGCAGGGCCAGCTGCGCATGCGACTCGCCAGCAGCACGGCGGCCACGCAGCTGAACCTGGGCCACCTGGTCCGCCAGGCGCCGGGCAGCGCACAGCGCGGCCACTACCGCGGCAGCGGCTTCGAACTGCGCACCGACGCGTGGGCCGTCGTGCGCGGCGCGGAAGGCGTGATGCTGACGACGCGCGCACGGTCCGCGCAGGGCGCGGGCGTCAGCTCGACGCAGATGGACGCGGCCGAGGCGGTAGGCAGCCTGAAAGCGGCGCAGTCGCTCGGCACGACACTGCTCGACGCCGCGACGGGACAGCATGCGCTGACCAGCAAGGCGGCAGTGCAAGCGCAGAAGGACTTCCTCGCGCAGATCGATCCGGCCGACAAGGGCAAGTTCACCGGCCCGGTGAACGGGCAGGACGCCACCAAGCCGACGCCGGGAGCGCGCGACCTCGATGCATCGTCGCCCGTCGAGAAATTCGGCGCGCCGGTCGTACTGCTGGATTCGGCCGCCGGCATCAACTGGGCGACGCCCGCGTCGACCGTGCTGTTCGCGGGCCAGCATCTGCACTGGACGACGCAGTCGGACATGCACATGACGGCGGCGTACACATCGTCGTCGGTATCGGCGGAGGCGACGTCGCTGTATTCGCACGAGGGCGGTATCCAGGCGTTTGCGGGCAATGGGCCGGTGTCGGTGCAGGCTCATACGGACCAGCTCGAGATCCTGGCTGACAAAGAGGTGACTATTATTTCGGTCAATGACGGGATCGAAGTCAAGGCGAGCAAGAAGATCGTGCTGCAGGCGGGTCAGGCGTCGATCACGCTGGAGGGGAAGGACATTACATTTGCTTGTCCGGGGACGTTTTCGGTAAAAGGCGGGCAGCATGTGCTCGACGGCGGTGCGGGGCAGGCAGCCAATCTCTCCCCTCTTCCCGACGGCCTGCAGCAGGTTCCGACCAACTGGATTGCGCTTTCGTATCTCGATCCGGATACCGGTGAAGGCATCGCCGATGTCGATTACGAGATCCATTTCGATCAGGGACCCGTGCTCACCGGGACGCTCGACAGCGAGGGAAAGGCTCGACGTGAAGGCGTCCCGAACAAGACCGTCAAGGAAGTCGTGTACAAGCCACGGACTCCCGATGAAGACAATGCGCACCCGTCTCTGGAAAAAATTCTGGCCTGA
- a CDS encoding type VI secretion system Vgr family protein: MDFATLSEALRRFGTGLSQHARLVTLASAHDVALPQSPLAERVRGREAVNDVYRFDVDALSTSTDLDLAGFIGQELTIGLLQPDGSRRAWHGICTAAEWLGADGGVARYRLRLEPALALLRLRRDSYIFQDKNVRDIVTELFADYPQLRFDFDLTQDLPSRPICTQYRESDYDFFVRLMASEGLSWRFEHDQDITADDGQARHRVVIFDSAAAFPATPGNAAIRFHGVRATDTDDAIDGFRARRRVQANAVSISSWDPAQVRAPAAEQQSILDAGELPLLPVYDGAGERIATDAGAADLHSRLMLQALELDNKLFEGEGAARRLAAGHAFTLTQHDRYPDGDNAFKVLWVEHEARNNVGAQIAAVDRGGVEPGTYRNRFGCVRDAVAIVPHATALPQPHTALGPQTALVVGLPDSVATTTRDHQVRVQFAWQRGAAANRGGLDHDMDDNGCAPATTARVRGCAWPKRWPGPTGARSSRRASAPRCWSTSSTTTSTAPS; this comes from the coding sequence ATGGATTTCGCAACCTTAAGCGAAGCACTCCGCCGCTTCGGCACCGGCCTTTCACAGCACGCCCGTCTCGTCACGCTGGCGAGCGCGCACGACGTCGCGCTGCCACAGTCCCCGCTCGCGGAACGCGTGCGCGGCCGCGAAGCCGTCAACGATGTATATCGTTTCGACGTCGACGCACTGAGCACGTCGACGGATCTCGATCTCGCCGGCTTCATCGGCCAAGAGCTGACCATCGGCCTGCTGCAGCCCGACGGGTCGCGCCGCGCGTGGCACGGCATCTGCACCGCGGCCGAATGGCTGGGTGCCGATGGCGGCGTCGCGCGCTACCGCCTTCGCCTGGAGCCCGCGCTGGCCCTGCTGCGCCTGCGCCGCGACAGCTATATTTTCCAGGACAAGAACGTCCGCGACATCGTCACGGAACTGTTCGCGGATTACCCGCAGCTGCGCTTCGACTTCGACCTCACGCAGGATCTGCCGTCGCGTCCCATCTGCACGCAGTACCGCGAAAGCGACTACGACTTCTTCGTGCGCCTGATGGCGTCGGAAGGCCTGTCATGGCGCTTCGAGCACGACCAGGACATCACGGCCGACGACGGACAGGCGCGGCACCGCGTGGTCATCTTCGACAGCGCAGCCGCGTTCCCCGCGACACCCGGCAACGCCGCAATCCGTTTTCACGGCGTGCGCGCGACCGACACCGACGACGCCATCGACGGCTTCCGCGCGCGCCGGCGCGTGCAGGCGAACGCCGTCTCGATCAGCAGCTGGGATCCGGCCCAGGTCCGTGCCCCCGCCGCCGAACAGCAATCGATCCTGGACGCGGGCGAATTGCCGCTGCTTCCGGTGTACGACGGCGCCGGCGAGCGCATCGCCACCGATGCCGGCGCGGCCGACCTGCACAGCCGCCTGATGCTGCAGGCCCTGGAGCTGGACAACAAGCTGTTCGAGGGCGAAGGCGCCGCGCGCCGGCTCGCCGCTGGCCATGCCTTCACGCTGACGCAGCACGACCGCTACCCCGACGGCGACAACGCCTTCAAGGTGCTGTGGGTCGAGCACGAAGCACGCAACAACGTCGGTGCGCAGATCGCGGCCGTCGACCGCGGCGGCGTCGAACCCGGCACGTACCGCAACCGGTTCGGCTGCGTGCGCGACGCCGTGGCCATCGTGCCGCACGCGACCGCCCTGCCCCAGCCGCACACGGCGCTCGGCCCGCAGACGGCGCTGGTCGTTGGCCTGCCGGACAGCGTGGCCACCACGACGCGCGACCACCAGGTGCGCGTGCAATTCGCCTGGCAGCGCGGCGCTGCCGCGAACCGCGGCGGCCTGGATCACGACATGGACGACAACGGCTGCGCCCCGGCAACGACCGCTCGGGTACGTGGGTGCGCGTGGCCGAAGCGCTGGCCGGGCCCAACTGGGGCTCGCAGTTCACGCCGCGCGTCGGCACCGAGGTGCTGGTCGACTTCATCGACAACGACATCGACCGCCCCCTCGTAG
- a CDS encoding glycoside hydrolase family 43 protein translates to MPTFPERELSRWCAVALSGLLAAAMTGPCQAGDGVAWGDWTRWGDLGNGRYRNPVLPADYSDLDAIRVGDDYYAISSTFQFSPGMAVLHSRDLVNWRTVGHAVPDLTQISPELDWKRMNRYGRGIWAGTIRHHAGRFWVYFGTPEEGYFVTSAERPEGPWAPLHPLLRSPGWDDCAPFWDDDGKGYFIGTHFSDGYKIHLWEMTADSLDLVPGSDRVIYQSKGSEANKLYKFDGTYYHFFSEVQGDLRVMMMRRAPSIRGPWSEKRQLMQGDRAAMEPNQGGIVQGPDGNWYFFTHHGSGDWAGRAASLLPVHWIDGWPVIGRPDQAGVGTMVWEGRMSVTQSTRQFPQGGDDFAAPALAPVWEWNYQPRADKWSLSARPGYLRLHAFPGLDGGNLLKVGNVLTQRVVRTPGQSFAARIELKGMAEGQHAGLVHFTAQPRAANPAESTASAGIVMVEGKRYLEVSRDGVYTRLQPWPHDAIWLRSTWGLDGKSTLAVSADGARYKTVLPDFLLTWGAYRGSRVGVFTFNPAAEKGYVDVDKVDYRIDNHQY, encoded by the coding sequence ATGCCCACCTTTCCCGAACGTGAACTCTCCCGCTGGTGCGCCGTCGCACTGTCCGGCCTGCTCGCTGCCGCCATGACGGGCCCTTGCCAGGCCGGCGACGGCGTCGCCTGGGGTGACTGGACCCGGTGGGGCGACCTGGGCAACGGACGCTATCGCAATCCCGTCCTGCCCGCCGATTACAGCGACCTGGACGCGATCCGCGTGGGCGACGACTATTACGCGATCTCATCGACGTTCCAGTTTTCGCCCGGGATGGCGGTGCTGCATTCGCGCGACCTGGTCAACTGGCGCACCGTGGGCCACGCGGTGCCCGACCTGACGCAGATCTCGCCGGAACTGGACTGGAAGCGCATGAACCGCTACGGCCGGGGCATCTGGGCCGGTACCATCCGCCACCATGCGGGCCGGTTCTGGGTGTATTTCGGCACCCCGGAAGAAGGCTATTTCGTGACCAGCGCGGAACGGCCGGAAGGCCCGTGGGCACCGCTGCACCCGCTGCTGCGGTCGCCGGGCTGGGACGACTGCGCGCCGTTCTGGGATGACGACGGCAAGGGCTATTTCATCGGCACGCATTTCAGTGACGGGTACAAGATCCACCTGTGGGAAATGACTGCGGACAGCCTCGACCTGGTGCCGGGGTCGGACCGCGTGATCTACCAGTCCAAGGGCAGCGAAGCCAACAAGCTGTACAAGTTCGACGGCACCTATTACCACTTCTTCAGCGAAGTGCAGGGCGACCTGCGCGTGATGATGATGCGGCGGGCACCGTCGATCCGCGGCCCGTGGTCGGAGAAACGCCAGCTGATGCAGGGAGACCGTGCTGCCATGGAGCCGAATCAGGGTGGGATCGTCCAGGGCCCGGACGGCAACTGGTATTTCTTCACCCACCACGGCAGCGGCGACTGGGCGGGAAGGGCCGCGAGCCTGTTGCCGGTCCACTGGATCGACGGCTGGCCGGTGATCGGTCGGCCCGACCAGGCCGGCGTCGGGACGATGGTATGGGAAGGGCGCATGTCGGTGACGCAGTCCACGCGCCAGTTTCCGCAAGGTGGCGACGACTTCGCTGCCCCGGCGCTCGCGCCGGTCTGGGAGTGGAATTACCAGCCGCGCGCGGACAAATGGTCGCTGTCCGCGCGTCCCGGTTACCTGCGCCTGCATGCGTTTCCCGGCCTGGACGGCGGCAACCTGCTCAAGGTGGGCAATGTGCTGACGCAGCGCGTCGTGCGCACGCCCGGCCAGTCGTTCGCCGCGCGGATCGAACTCAAGGGGATGGCCGAGGGCCAGCATGCCGGCCTCGTTCACTTCACGGCGCAGCCGCGTGCCGCGAATCCGGCTGAATCGACGGCGTCGGCGGGCATCGTGATGGTGGAGGGCAAGCGTTACCTGGAAGTGTCGCGGGACGGCGTCTACACCCGCCTGCAGCCGTGGCCGCACGATGCGATCTGGCTGCGCTCGACGTGGGGACTGGATGGCAAGAGTACGCTGGCCGTCAGCGCGGATGGGGCCCGGTACAAGACCGTGTTGCCCGACTTTCTGCTGACGTGGGGCGCTTATCGCGGCAGCCGTGTCGGCGTGTTCACGTTCAATCCGGCGGCAGAAAAGGGGTACGTGGACGTGGACAAGGTGGATTATCGCATCGACAATCACCAGTATTGA
- a CDS encoding M23 family metallopeptidase: MGINDLPEPQAAEFRRINPNARTIGFFYAHLSERRDTPKQIVKSGDVIGKTGSSGNASKMTSIALGAHLHFEVRLEARKVATGLANHADPLPFIVNCTNR; this comes from the coding sequence TTGGGCATCAACGACTTGCCGGAGCCACAGGCTGCGGAATTCCGCCGCATTAATCCAAACGCAAGAACCATTGGATTTTTCTATGCTCATTTAAGCGAACGTCGTGATACGCCGAAGCAAATCGTCAAGAGCGGCGACGTCATCGGTAAAACTGGTTCATCCGGCAACGCAAGCAAAATGACCAGTATTGCTCTTGGGGCTCACTTGCATTTCGAGGTGCGATTGGAAGCACGAAAGGTGGCTACAGGGCTGGCTAATCATGCAGATCCGCTGCCATTCATTGTAAATTGCACTAATCGCTAA